In Papaver somniferum cultivar HN1 chromosome 9, ASM357369v1, whole genome shotgun sequence, the genomic stretch AAAGTCACAAGTCTTGGCGGACTTACCTCTGGATAGCGACGAAGAAGTGAAGGACATACCAGAAGCAGAAGAGGATGTAAAAGATCCAGTTGACGTACTAGAACCCTCAAGCCAAAGAATATGGGAAGTCTTCGTGGATGGATCAAGAAATAGAGAAGGCGCAGGTATTGGCATCGTGATCACTGCCCCAGCCGGAGATAGGGTCGTACACGCGTTAAgattagaattcaaggggcatacaaACAACATCGTGGAGTACGAAGCCGTAGTACATGCCCTTCGTTTAGTAATAGAAATGGGAATAACCGATGTACGCCTAACAAGTGATTCACAACTGGTCATTCAACAAATCGAATtggaatataatgtttatgacgagACCCTCTCAGCATATATGGGGCTGGTCCAAACCTTAGCATCCCAAGTACCCAACATCAAGTTCCGACATCTATGCATAAAAGATCTCAGGCATGGTGATGCCTTAGCATACATATCGTCCATGTTAAAGGATGAAAGAGTCAAGGCCATCAAGATAACAAGAGTGTATGAGCCGTCGGTCATTCCACAACAAGCCTTCGCTACAAATCGTGAAGACGATATAGGGGGAGACATTGCTGATGATGATGTAGGGGATGACATTGCCGATGACTTCGTCGAATATGATATCTTATCAAGAGCAAACGAGGACGAAGACTTCAAAAACGAAGAACACTGGAGAACTGAGGTTCACTTGTTCCTTGAAGAAGGAACGCTGCGTGCAGACTTGAAACAAGCTCGAAAGATACAATCAAAGGAAGGAAGATACGACCTTCGAGACAGAGTTCTCTACAAGAAATATTTTCACTCGACCCTCTATTGCGCTGTTTATCCAGATAAAAGGGTCACCGTATCATGAAAGACATCCACTACGGGGATGCAGGCAACTACATGGGATGAGATCGGTAGCTGACAAAGCTAAGATGTAAGGGTATTATTGGCCACAAATGATACAAGACGCAGCCAGGATGTCTAGAAGATGCAAATAATGTCAGCGTTTTTCTAAGAGAATCCATGCCCCGACAACGAAGCTAAATTCAGTAGACATCCCTTGGCCATTTGCAAAGTGGGGAGTGGCCATTGTCGGACCCCTGATCaaagggtcagggaaaagacgattcttgATCGTAGCCACGGATTACTTTAGCaagtgggtggaagccaaagatttagccaggatcagagacgtggatgtattcacattcatttttcagaacatcatttgcaggttttgCATTCCCGCAGAAATTGtctccgataatggtaagcagctGCAAGGAaagaatatagacatgctcttcgataccttCAAGATCAGGAAGAACAAATCGACTCCCATCTACCCCCAAAGTAACGGCCAATCCGAAGCTACAAATAAGACTCTCGCCCTTATTCTCAAAAAATCATTGGATGAACACAAGGGACGATGGTGCGAACAGTTACACAACGTGCTATGGGCGTATCGAacaacacgaaggtccgctacTGGTGAATCACCGTTCCtcctcacctatggagccgaagcagTTATTCCGACAGAGatcatcatgccaaccacaaagaccgaagcatgagAGAAGAACCTCACGGCGAACATGATGCTGGAAAGGATCGATgatctagaagaaagaagggagacAACACTACAAAGGATGGAAAACTATCAACGAAGATTAGCAAGAGAATACAATAAAaaagttaagcttagaaattttgtagaaggacagtatgtgctGAGAACAATACCCCAATACCAACGAGTGAAAAAATAGggtaaattagcaccaacatAGGGAGGACCATTTGTAATACATGACATTGCGGGGAACGAATCATATTATCTGCGTAACCTCAAATGAGAAGTCCTCAGGCACCCCTGGAATGCGAAAATACCTCAAGCCATACTATACTTAAAGCAATGCAGTTCTGCACCTGCATGAAGaacaccagaagaagaagaagatggcacAACCGCTTGAcaatgtttctatctctggtcgAGGAGTAGCATACCTCATCGTATCAATCAAACAAATCTTTGACAAAAACTCTATTGGGGAAAGTAATTGCATACAATCTCTCAGGACTctcctatcagcgtctataagtatgggaccatggggaaggattccagtagaaagagatacccaaccaattaatAAAGCAGTGGTTCAGCAGAATGGATGCCTGTAAATATTTCAATAACGCATCACATATCCGGGAACGCTGCACCAACCCCCACAGTTCggtaatcctctggcccagggttaGCCGACGGGGTGACATGTCCAAAGTTAGtaacgaaggtacctcccttcgttaTTGCTGTCAAACACTTTTCATTACTTTACTTACTCATTTCTCAATGTCTAGATTTGCTCATTATCTAAAAAGTTATACGAACTAACAATGCATACAAATCAGAATTGTACATACCAAAAACAAACGATGATCCATTCCACGAATGTTGATTACAAGATTGGGGAGTTaaacaaaaaatacaaaagataCACAAAAAATGGCCCGAAGCCAAGTAATCAACAAATATTAACTTTCTAAGACGAACATAGAAAACCTACTTACCCTGGGAAGACTCGGTATGACCATCTGGGTTCTTCTTCTGAGATGAAGGAACACTTCCTCCCGAAGAAGGATCGGAAGTGTAGGTCAAAGGCTCCGGAATAGGATGGCGGGATACTTCTTAACAATGCCATGATCTTTTATAAGGCTCTGCTCGATCTTGGTTAAGGTTTTGTTGACCTCTTCGACAAGATGGAAACAAGCCTTGTGCGCAATAACAGTGTCTTTGAACTCAGACTGAGACAATAAAGATTTCAATCGGGCTACTTCCTTGGCTGCCTCCTTCACTGCTTCGTCCCGAGATCCTGCCAACCCTTCATAATACTTGGCTTGACCCTGCTAAtgcactaaggaagattgagtcTCTTTAAGCTTTTCATTTGCAAGGCTAAGTTGTCCCTCGATCtctgaaaaagaagaaacaaaatggtTAAAAGAAAAGGACTACGAAGCCATCTACGACCAAACAAacatataccttcgacattagccgaagctatCTCAAGCTCATTAACTACAGCGCCCGGGCTtcgtcaagaaaatcatactcgtcGGAAGTTTTTTTATAATCTATTTGAAGATTTTTGAGGGTAAACTGacactcatccaactctacctgcttcatagAGTCCAAGTGATGAAAACGGTTAACTTCAGTAGTCATCTCCTCAATCCCTTTAGTTAATCTATACATGTTAACTTCTAGATCTTTCTTTGACTCCACCaaacgagcaacatcagctcTAGAAGCGGTCaaggctttactaagagcatGTGCCTCTGCTCTGGCATCATCTCTCTCCTGAATGAGATGCTGCATATGATCCCGAACGTTGGGGTCATGAGACGAGCGCACTTGGCAAAGCCCTAATTCAAGATCTGCCACTCTAGCTGCCAACCGAGAAGCCTCATCCCGAGCATCATGGAGAGATTCACGGGTCCATTCCAAGGTACCTTTAAATTGGGAACGGGCGGCTGATAGGATATTTCGCATTTCAAATAAAAGATCCTCTTGCCTTTTGTGTACCACTAGCAACTTATTATGCTGAGCGTCACGaccattccacttatcagcctcttTTATGATCTTTGCAACTAACTCTTTAATCCGGAAAGCCTGGCGAGTTCTCTCACTACGAAGCCACGTCAATTCTCTAGCATCGCCCGCTGAAGACAGGGCCGTCCATCTCAGAACGAACAACAAGAAAAAACGAAGATAGGAAAAAAGCGAAGAGACAAACCTTTTGACGAAGCACCAGCGGACGACGCTTCTCTCCGAGCTTTCTCAACTCATACTTAAGAGAAGTAACTTCTTGACGAAGCTCCGCTTTGGTAGCCCCAAGTTGCTGCTTCCCGTTCAACTTCTCCTTCAGCTCCAATATCTCCTTGTCCTTAGCAGTAAGAAGTTCTTCAGCGGAATTCAATTTCTCTTCCCTGTGACGTAACTTTGCCTCAAGCTTAAGAGCCTTCGCCTTGAAGAATTGGTACAAGGTATGGTTGCAGTGCTATCTCCTCACCAACTGCATAAGGAATGACCACATGAAAATCAGTAACGAAAAGACATTGAACCTCCCAACTTAGTATCTATAATCGCCTACCTCGAGAACATGCTGCTGAGGAtaaccatactgatacccatcatatGAGAAATAGAAAAAGGTGGATCGACCAGGAGACTATAGGAAGTAGATCCAAAATCTTTTTACCAGGCTTCGGCAACGTCATCATGAGATGCCAGCTGCATTCTCTGACGAGTGAAGGCATTGGAATCTTTTTCACCAGGCACTATGGGGGAAGGATTAGGCACGCACATCAAGCTATTATTCATCAACCACTCGAAGGTGGAATCATCTCCGTCATACATCAAGCTCTTTTCGAAGCTATCAGGAGATACACCAGCAGGAGCTCCATCACCAGCATCGGACCCTTGGCCAGCGAGATTTGTCATGGTCGCAGCCTCCTTAAAAGCAAGAGCTTCTGCATCCCCACCTTTGGAGCTATCTTTTTCCTCAGCTACCTTCTCACCCTCACCATCTGCAAGAACGTCCCAGTCATCGTTCGGTGAAACCAGAAAAAAATCCTACGCTATCCCCATGGCAGCGTTCATATCTACCGTACCCCCAGCGGAATAAATCTTACCAAAGGAGAACTCTTGGTTTGGGATTGTCTCTTGAAGGTCAGAATCCTTGTTCCCTTGAACATGTATGGACTCGATTGGAGGATCGTTCACTTTATCCTGAGAAACGAAGTTCTCGCCACCGCTCTTATCACCACCATCTTCGTCATCCTCACGACCAGGTGGAGAAGTATCAGTCCGTTCCTCATCATCGGTAACTTCCTCTTCAGAATTCTCATCTTCGTTCACCGGGCTGTTGACCTCAGGAATCTCCATTTCCTCTACACCAGTAGTAGAAGACGGAACAAGACCCATCTTTTTCTTCCTAGCCTGCAACAACCACGTAGTTAATGTCTAATTCCAGGGTCAAACATACGAACACTGCACACTATCATATGGAATTATACCTTAACAGCGGTGGCATCCTTCGGAGGAAGAATAACATCAGAACTCTCATACTCGTCAACATCAGAAACATCGACAGTATAGTCGAAATTCATACCAGCAAAATTCAATTTCCAGGGGCAGAAGTCACCATAGCGGGATGGAGCACCATCACGAGGCTGACTACCAGCAATAGGGAGCCATCAATGAGGACCGGGTACCCAACCATGAGCCCAGGGGCTATGACCTCGATGGGggtggcatgccactcataatcatggtcccGTTTGAAACGCTCATCCTTCGAAAAAAGACGAGGATTTCCACGCTTTTTCAGTACCAGGGACGAACCTAAGCGTCGAgtcacttacttcactcagaagacgAACCTCACCCTGGGAAGCCGCCATTGTACGAAGACCAACACTCCATCGCTTTCGATTTCTACCATTGACGTAATCCCCAAAAGAAACGTTGAAATGCTCAGGGGTGTACCAGTCTTTTTCCGCATGATCAGGAATATAGCATGTCATCATCGTCTCACCCTTGCTCCGAAGATATTTCCCACTTAGCTGAACCACGGAGCGCTGGTGAGTATGAGAAGTAGAACCCTCATGGTTCGCCAAAGCATCGTAGTAGAAGGAGTCACCAGACTtatacaaaggcaacataaggcCAGTCTCGAAAGCCCCGACGGTCTTCAGCAAGTGGAAGGCGTCGTACTTATAGTTCACGATCATGTCATAAGTCAGATCGTCTCCTTGATCGTAAAACTTGACATCAAAAGCTTCTAGATCATGCTTCgccttgaaaacttcaagatcAATATGGATGTaggtcaccttcttcttcttcttcgaaaccAAGACACTTCGGATCACTGGGGCAGCGTCGGGAGATATGGCCTTGCCCGACGATGGCTTCTTCGGAGGACTCATTTCTGAAGCTTTTCTCTTAGTTGCAGCGTTCCTTGACAAATCTGCCTTTGATGCAACCCCCTTTGAAGTAGGATCCTTCACCAAGACTGTGGTTTGCGAAGCCTTGGGCCTTTGAGAAGACGTTGTGATGGGATGAGCAATAGAACGAAGAGGTTGAACATTTATCGGCTCCGAACGCTGAGGAGAAGGGTTAGGAGAAGGACGATTAACTGCGTACCAAGAACCTCTGGGCGGATCTCCCTTCTTTTGAGAAGAAACCCTAAGacccgatgaagatgaagacttaTGAGTATGATGATCAGGTTGGGAAGACCTAGATGAACCACCCTTCAGTGGAGATATATCAGGGCTTCTAGAGGGAGGATATCTGTAAGGACTCGACGGAGGAGTATTATAAGGAACACGAGAACGATCAACCATACCTACAAGGGGCATAAAGATAAAACAGAAGTCAAAATACAGGATTAACGAAGGTCGAACATAACCCAAGCCATTATAACAAGGAAATCTTCAGGGTAAAATTGTCACGAGAACATCTTCATATCAAGTATGCTTTCATAAGGATAAATAACCCTAGATTTCACGATAAAGAACATGGGCAAGTATATATACTGTCGTTTGGATTGTTCTTTATCACGAACCCTAAGATCATTGAGCAAAGGGAAACAGAAGAATTACTTACTGATGATCGATGGCGGAAAGTATAATCAATGGCACAGAAAAGTTGCGGGACTAACAAGCAGCTGCAATAAAAGTATAACAAAAGACTTAACTAGAACCCGAAGAAAAGAATGAACAACAACAGCAGTTAAGAACAAAAGACAAAAATCGAGCAGAAATTGAAGAAATATTCAGAGAATGAGAATGAAAGAGGCAGAGCAAGAAGAAGACAGGGGGAGGGAATAAATGTTATTTCTCCAACTACTCATGGCGTATTTATAACAAGAAGAAACATAACCGTCCCATGATTCGAGAAGAAGTTATTACCagaagtgggaaacgtgcccaaaAAATCAGGGGAGTTAATACGATAAGTTGAGAAGACTGTGAAGACAGTTTTCTTCATACTTTGACCAATTTCAAACCAAGAAGAAAAGTGGCAAATTGTATACACGTAATCTATGACCGACCACGTATCAAGGAACAAACGCGTGGAATAGATCAACAAAAGGGGCATCAAGACAATGATGCCACGTTGCGACACCAGAAGAATGGAGTCATCATCTCCTGCCACGTATCTATCATCTTACAGATCCGACGATGATGAAACGAGGGCCACCTAAGGAACGAGCTACTACGGAGCACCTTAGAAGACCCAAAGACCTACTTTAATCCATCCCAAGATAGATCTGAAATCGAGGGTGGAGATTAACCTAACCGACATagatgtgacaggggcatcagACAGCTGTCTGACACGTGCGGACTACCCAACTACCCGTCTTAAATGCTACATACAGAGGGCACGTGTCGAGTCTCCCATGGTGGATTAAGCGGCGACCCATCGGTGCAGCATATTACCGTTAGGGTCATCGGTACATAACGAAGATATCAGCAACATCGGCACAGAGATCAAGATGATAAGGGCACAACTGTCATCCAGGAGGCCCCACATAGAAGATCTATAAATACCCAGCTCCACTAAAAGAGAAGGGTCGACCAATTTTAGGAAAAGTGAGATATAGTTCAGGAGAGAGAAattgtaagagtaagtatgagtttcATCTCCATTCTAGCTTCGTTTCTCACTTAAAGTCATTTGACTACCTTTGTAATCCTCAATAACGTATAGTGAAACACCtactcccgtggacgtaggccttagtgctgaaccacgtaattcattgtctcatttacattccgCACTTTAGATCTATCATTTTACTTACTATGCATCGTATTTATCTGTCATATATTGTGAATTCATAATGGTCAGACTTGCATGGCTAGACAAGGACGACCCCAAAGGCCCTGAGTCCATCAGTCGAAAATGTTGATTTATATgtttttttatctatcttgtcGATTTAATCGGtcttgcgaatattgtttgtggacACGAAAATACCCTCTTATTTCTGTGTTCACATCTGCAATAATACGCATAAACATGGGTAATCAACTGTGAAAATTGCAATTGGTAAACAAATAGCATTTACTCATAGATTTGTTTCCTGCTTACAAACTTTATCACTACGCCCAATCATTCAACGGGAATCATGATCTCATTTGTACGAAACATAGGTAATGTCCATGGTGGATTGTACCTAGCTAACAAGAACTTATCCTCATTTTCCCTAGTAATTACCTTACAGCCATCTCTCTCCAAGCTCTCCATCAGCTTCTTCACCTTTTCTTCCACCAATTGATCCGTTATTAATCCTGAAAACTTAACCACAGCGTACTTCCTCTCACCCTCCTCTCTTATCACAACCCTTTCATCCGTAGGCTTCGGCGCTTGCTCAACGCTCGTGTACTTGCTCGTCGGCAGTACAAACTGCATAACCATGGATGTTGGTGTTGTTTTTTCCTGATGCGTATCAACAGTTTCTGGTGTTCTCTGTGTAGTAATGACTGGAGCCGTCATCGCAATCTTTTCTGATGCTTTTTGAGTAGTAATGACTGGTGCCGTCATAGCTATCTTTTCAGGTTTAGTGTTCTGAGGATTTCCAGCAGCGCCGATGTAATTTGCAAGAACCATGAATCCACCATCACGGTCTCCGCCAAATTTTGATGGATCGTAAGCCACTTCAGCTACCACACAAGGAGTGTATTTTCGGATTTCGTAATCTTCTGATGATTGAACAACTTCATATTTTGCTGTCTCTACACTAATTTTCCCAAATACCATACCCATTTCGTGAATTTTCTTTGTTTACGATTTCGTACGATGCCCTAAATTTAAAGAAGAGCAATAAAATCAGTAAACATATGGGAAAGGGAGTGGAAGACTTGTGTGTATCATTAAATCGCCTGTGAATGAAATTAAATGTGCGGACCAGAATTTTCCTACGTTTTTTTCATTTTCACTCGACGTGGAACCGTAAGATACACTTGTTTCGGTCTAAATTTAGAACCATCAAAATGCTCACATAATTCTAATAGATAGATTTCCTCGCCAAGCCAACTATTTgaattaggggtgtaaataatacccgaaattactcggcctgcctgtatccgcccgagcccgcctgtacccgaggtagtccaaagcctgttatggcccgtcatggaccacccggcctggcctggattaatttattgggcggtctcgggctttccgattaattatgatgcccggcctgatacccggtctggtgcccggcctgaaagccttctatgtgccattaatcatttaatatccttttaaaagacttaaaagttacaattttataattgtcaattttgtgtcaagaaaaataaaatatataattgcttttttagttataattaacttttcaaaacattaatggtaatatattttcttattagaaagtttattgtactctaattaattatttattataggctaaaattaaatatttgtcagtgtaatttaaacataaaataatactatcacttatgatatgcgatgttggaaaggaaaggatattgtatttaataccgttcatttgaaaatttaaacttaaaaaaaaaaaaatcaaaatagtggcctgtccggcccgatctggcctgcccgtataaaaagcgggctttgggcggtctttgggtagcaaattatctacttgtgcccggcctgtccggcctgaatttgtttacgggctcacaaatattaagcctggtctgcccggcctgtcttagtttttgggtcgggcggcccggcctgcccgaatttacacccctaatttGAATGTACCGATTCTTTGTTCCCCAAAGAATGAAGGTGGCTTGGGTTTAAAAGAAGCTGAGTTGATTAATTTCAACGAATCTCAGGAAACTTGATGAGAGTCCTACCTTTCTCTTAAGCACTGTCCTTAAAGCCATATGTTTCTCCAACTATGAGTTTTTTAATGCTAAGGCTAACTCATATGGACTAGATATctaactgctagattggccatccacgtcagcgtgggcaacctcctaagtcctatgggatggcGAATCTAGCAGCGAAACGCTGCACAGTTCAGCGTTGAACGCCGAACAGTAGAGCGTTTAGTAACGCCGAACCAACCAGCGTTTGACCTGGTCAGCTACGTTGACAATGTCGCTCGGTTCAACGTTCAAAAGAATCGATACATTCAACAGAAGATCGACCTTCTCCCCCATTTTCATTTCTTCACAAAATTGTCACTTCTCTCCCGAAAATGCTTCTTCAAGATCTTGAGTTGTagaatatttttttcaaattcctTCCGTGGGTTTGTTCTTCATTGGATTTGTGATCGATTGAAGGTGGTTTGGTGCGATTTCATCCACGAAATCATCCTAGGTAAGAAATTTAAGTTTTAGGTtaaagttttatgattttttatttttgatgcgatttcattcaaattgatgaCTGATCTTTGGTATTTAGATGATGTAGATGATATGTGtatgatttaaattgattatttgtgatgatttttttttggggatttaatttgattatgtgtgatgaacaaaaaatgattttttttatggTGAAAATGAATTAATTTGTATGATTAGTTTGTAGATAAAATTTGTAGGTAAATTTATATAATTATTTGATTAGTtgtatgattaagatgaatgataatgaattataatgataatttgtatgattaaaatgaatgataatgatgatttagtttGTACGGATGAATTGGTAATGATAatttagtttgtatggatgaaaatgaatgatgTAATGATATTTTTTTCATATTTGTTGTTGATTGTAGTACGAGTATGGATGAATTGTTAGACCGGTTGGATATAGTTTCGTCAAAGAATTGTGATAGACATGTATGTCATGATGTTACAAAAGACTCTCACAATGTAAGCTTTAGAGGTAGTTTGAAAGATGTTGAAGAGTATTATAAAATTGTAGTGCAAGATAATCCGGTAGCACAACGATTTTGTGATAATTGTGGCTTTTCCTCTGTTTTTGAGTTTAATTTTGCCAATGGGGATAGAACCTTAGTTGAAGCCATAGATGAGAGATGGTGGAAAAGTACCAGGAGCTTTCATTTTCGGGAGTTTGAAATTGGCCTCCttcctttagattggtacatgttaacgggaattcccACTGGTGACCCTAGTAAACGACCAGTAGTTATGCCGCAGTTAGGAAGTGCTCTAACATATCCTGCTTTGGATgatttgtatttttcgaatatcaAAAGTCATGGTCCATGGGACTCTAAGACTAATACATTTTCCTTAGGTGTCTTGAAAAGCTACATTGAAAGTAGAAAAGACCAGAATAATATTGAATGTGCAGTGACATTGAGACGAGCATTCTTTATGTGGTGTTTGGGTCACTTTCTTCTAACGCGGTCTACTGGAAAAGTAGATAAACGTTGGGTTCTGTTGTTTGCTGATTTAGATAGGGTTGGGGAGTATGATTGGGGTCTAGATTCATTAGGTAATACCTATAAATATCTCGACGATTGATCAACCAGGGGTACGAATTTAGTTGGCATGGTTGTGGTACTTGAGTATTGGTATTATTACTACTTCCGCAACATGCAACCCTTGCTTTGTCAGTCACCTGAAGGACATTTTGATGTTTTCCCAAAGATCTGTATCTTCAAGAAGATTAGGATTGCATCAAGGAATAGAGGACATCGAGATGGCCAAAAGGATACTATGAAACATTTAGTCAAAAGCGCAAGGATACATATTGACACTAGAAGGGAATCATGTATTTGGCAACCATGGGAAGATAGTAAGTATGCTGTGGGAGACCAATATGAGTATGCACTAGATGTATCCAAAAAGAGAGTTCTGTTTTTTCACTTTGAAAAGCGCACAAGAGTTAGTTACTTGGCGGAGACATTCCAGAGGAAGATTACAGGTGAGATTGTAGTCCCGGCAAATCCTCCAAATTTGGAAGCAATTGTTGACTGAGATATTGTAGTAGAGGTCATCGACTATTATACAGTCACTGAGGATCAATATAACACTTGGTGGACGAAGAAGAGTGTTGGAGCTTATGTCAGTGATTCATACCATGCACAGAACGTCGATGAGATAGCAGTGGGTAGCTCAGTCGTTCCTCGCCGTTTGTTACCTAGTCACCCTCCTTCTGACATGATGTCGCAGACATATATATATTACACACAGAATGAGCCCCCATCACAACTGCCGGAGATAGATTTCAGTTTATGATTTTCCAATGAAGCCGGCGTAGAACGTCAAATACCAGTTCCAAGGGCTCCTTGTCCGTATAACTTTCGGGAGATGAATTTGATAATGGTAAGTACATTTACATTTTATACTCATTTTCATTTTAGTTTCTTGAA encodes the following:
- the LOC113312935 gene encoding uncharacterized protein LOC113312935, which produces MSSPKNLKEVQNLNGSLAALGRFIARSSDKCKHFFNILKKGSKFAWTAECEEAFQKIKEYLATIPILQKPDPDEVLALYIAATEDAVSVVLVKTNMKVEQSIYYVSKTLNPAERNYTKIEQLILAFVWETQKMKTYFLTLYVRVPCKAPLKAVLKSAGKVGRIAKWNTHLDQFNIIHEIQTAQKSQVLADLPLDSDEEVKDIPEAEEDVKDPVDVLEPSSQRIWEVFVDGSRNREGAGIGIVITAPAGDRVVHALRLEFKGHTNNIVEYEAVVHALRLVIEMGITDVRLTSDSQLVIQQIELEYNVYDETLSAYMGLVQTLASQVPNIKFRHLCIKDLRHGDALAYISSMLKDERVKAIKITRVYEPSVIPQQAFATNREDDIGGDIADDDVGDDIADDFVEYDILSRANEDEDFKNEEHWRTEVHLFLEEGTLRADLKQARKIQSKEGRYDLRDRVLYKKYFHSTLYCAVYPDKRVTVS
- the LOC113308167 gene encoding heme-binding-like protein At3g10130, chloroplastic, with the translated sequence MGMVFGKISVETAKYEVVQSSEDYEIRKYTPCVVAEVAYDPSKFGGDRDGGFMVLANYIGAAGNPQNTKPEKIAMTAPVITTQKASEKIAMTAPVITTQRTPETVDTHQEKTTPTSMVMQFVLPTSKYTSVEQAPKPTDERVVIREEGERKYAVVKFSGLITDQLVEEKVKKLMESLERDGCKVITRENEDKFLLARYNPPWTLPMFRTNEIMIPVE